A single window of Lentimicrobiaceae bacterium DNA harbors:
- a CDS encoding flippase-like domain-containing protein — translation MVLSAKVKKSLNIGFRIVIALLAFWFIYRQVVVTGDFEHFRLLFLERAGNSRFVLIVLMVLIMMPLNWGVETVKWKLLISYVEKISFFSAFRSVMTGISTSLFTPNRVGEFFGRVFTLKLADPLKGVLLTIAGSLSQLIVTLLFGSFSLIAFLPLYFDTNQLWARYLYFGVVLFVIIGAVFMIMLFLRSPVLSASIHSMVKPGWNKIHEYIAVLQSVERKVLLKVLLLSMFRYLIFSTQFYLMLRAFDLSIPFLHAFMLISMTYFVATAIPTVALVDLGIRGSVAIYFIGMYFKQGEQVAMAILSATTTIWIVNLALPALLGLLFINRLTFIRKSTSDVK, via the coding sequence ATGGTGCTTTCAGCAAAGGTAAAGAAATCCCTCAATATCGGATTCAGGATTGTGATAGCGCTGCTTGCCTTTTGGTTTATTTACAGGCAGGTTGTGGTAACAGGTGACTTTGAGCATTTCAGATTGCTATTTTTAGAAAGGGCAGGCAATAGCAGATTTGTGCTGATTGTTTTGATGGTTCTGATAATGATGCCTTTAAATTGGGGCGTTGAAACTGTAAAGTGGAAGCTGCTTATCAGCTATGTAGAGAAAATTAGTTTTTTTAGTGCATTTCGTTCTGTAATGACAGGAATTTCAACCAGCCTGTTTACTCCAAACAGGGTGGGCGAGTTTTTCGGAAGGGTTTTTACATTAAAGCTGGCAGATCCATTGAAAGGCGTTTTGCTCACTATCGCCGGAAGTCTGAGCCAGTTGATCGTTACCTTGCTGTTTGGATCGTTTTCCCTGATAGCTTTTTTACCGCTGTATTTTGATACTAATCAGTTGTGGGCCCGTTATTTATACTTTGGTGTTGTGCTGTTTGTTATCATTGGGGCAGTGTTTATGATTATGTTGTTTTTAAGATCTCCTGTCCTTTCGGCCAGCATACATTCAATGGTGAAGCCTGGTTGGAATAAAATACATGAATATATTGCGGTTCTTCAATCGGTTGAGCGAAAGGTTTTACTAAAAGTGTTGCTGTTAAGCATGTTCAGGTATCTGATTTTTAGTACCCAGTTTTATCTTATGTTAAGGGCTTTTGATCTATCTATCCCATTTTTGCATGCTTTTATGCTGATTTCAATGACTTATTTTGTTGCAACTGCGATTCCGACAGTAGCCCTGGTTGATTTAGGTATTAGAGGTTCTGTGGCGATTTACTTTATCGGAATGTATTTTAAACAGGGAGAGCAGGTTGCAATGGCTATTCTTTCTGCAACCACAACCATATGGATAGTGAATTTGGCTTTACCTGCCTTGCTGGGGCTGCTTTTTATCAACAGGCTTACATTTATAAGAAAATCAACTTCTGATGTCAAGTGA
- a CDS encoding 2-C-methyl-D-erythritol 4-phosphate cytidylyltransferase: MVRYAIIVAGGSGLRLGTEIPKQFIPVAGKPLLMHTINAFSGFNPEIKIILVLPGNYITYWEQLCSQYNFTANYWVAQGGITRSDSVKNGIELISDQEALVAIHDGARPFVDRQTISKGFELAQKNGAAIPSRELTDSARIIINDRNEPIDRTKIKTVQTPQCFRLSILRNAYKQANNSSFTDDASLVNNCGHQVHLYAGNPENIKITTPLDLLIAEAILRNKTQSDI, translated from the coding sequence GTGGTCCGTTACGCAATTATTGTGGCAGGGGGAAGTGGCCTGCGACTGGGCACTGAGATTCCCAAGCAGTTTATTCCGGTTGCCGGGAAACCTCTGTTAATGCATACAATTAACGCTTTTTCGGGTTTTAATCCCGAGATAAAAATAATTCTTGTTTTACCCGGCAACTATATAACTTATTGGGAACAATTGTGTTCGCAATACAATTTTACCGCAAATTACTGGGTGGCCCAAGGGGGAATTACCAGAAGCGATTCGGTAAAAAACGGAATTGAGCTTATTTCCGACCAGGAAGCCCTGGTCGCCATTCATGATGGTGCACGCCCTTTTGTTGACCGGCAAACTATCAGTAAAGGATTTGAGCTTGCCCAAAAAAATGGCGCTGCTATTCCTTCAAGAGAATTAACAGACTCTGCAAGAATAATTATAAACGACCGGAATGAACCAATTGACCGAACGAAAATAAAAACAGTGCAGACCCCGCAGTGTTTTCGTCTTTCAATTCTCAGAAATGCATACAAGCAAGCGAATAATAGCTCATTTACCGACGATGCAAGCCTGGTGAATAATTGCGGACATCAGGTTCACTTGTACGCAGGCAATCCTGAAAACATTAAAATCACAACACCACTTGACCTTCTGATAGCTGAAGCAATACTCAGGAATAAAACCCAATCTGACATCTGA
- a CDS encoding ribose-phosphate pyrophosphokinase yields MATVVNIFSGRATRYLAEKIAASYGKKLGDVIITDFSDGEFQPSFEENVRGNDIFIVQSTFAPSDNLFELLLMIDAAKRASARHIIAVIPYFGFARQDRKDKPRVSIAAKLVANLLTAAGVQRIITIDLHADQIQGFFDVPVDHLYSSSIFVPYLKQLNLPNLTMASPDTGGTRRAAAYAKILNTSFVICYKQRSKANHVDTMALIGDVRGKDVVLVDDIIDTAGTICKAAEVMMENGAASVRAFCTHPLLSANAVERIEKSPFTEVIVADTIPLRVESTKIKVLSTASLLADVIGKVHNYESISTLFKFE; encoded by the coding sequence ATGGCCACAGTGGTTAACATTTTTTCGGGAAGAGCCACCCGTTATCTGGCAGAAAAAATAGCTGCCAGCTATGGTAAAAAGCTGGGTGATGTTATAATCACTGATTTTTCAGATGGTGAATTTCAGCCTTCTTTTGAGGAAAATGTGCGTGGTAATGATATTTTTATTGTTCAATCAACCTTTGCTCCCTCCGATAATCTCTTTGAACTTTTGCTGATGATTGATGCAGCTAAAAGAGCTTCTGCCAGACATATTATCGCCGTGATTCCTTATTTCGGTTTTGCTCGTCAGGACAGAAAGGATAAGCCCAGGGTTTCAATTGCAGCCAAGCTTGTTGCTAATCTGCTGACAGCTGCTGGTGTTCAGCGCATTATTACCATTGATTTACATGCCGATCAGATTCAGGGATTCTTTGATGTTCCTGTTGACCATTTGTATTCATCATCTATTTTTGTTCCTTACCTCAAACAGCTGAATCTCCCCAATCTTACAATGGCATCGCCTGACACTGGCGGTACCAGAAGAGCAGCTGCTTATGCTAAAATTTTAAATACCAGTTTCGTTATTTGTTACAAACAACGATCAAAAGCCAATCATGTAGATACTATGGCTTTAATTGGTGATGTAAGAGGTAAGGATGTTGTTTTGGTGGATGATATTATTGATACAGCCGGCACTATCTGCAAGGCTGCTGAAGTTATGATGGAAAATGGAGCCGCCAGTGTTCGGGCTTTCTGTACCCATCCTCTTTTGTCGGCCAATGCGGTTGAACGTATTGAAAAATCACCTTTTACTGAAGTTATTGTTGCCGATACAATTCCCCTTCGGGTAGAAAGTACCAAGATTAAAGTGCTGAGCACAGCTTCTCTTTTGGCTGATGTAATTGGTAAAGTGCATAACTACGAATCTATCTCAACTCTCTTTAAATTTGAATAA
- a CDS encoding 50S ribosomal protein L25, with protein MKVVSLSGSLRGNVGKKDAKAQRKAERVPCVIYGGKEQIHFSAEETSFKPILNTPFSHLININIDGKEYLTILQDVQSHPVSDSILHADFLELQPEKPVTIAVPIKITGVSPGVLIGGKLIKKFRKLKVKALISNLPDEIEINIGKLEINQSIRVSDLKVENVQFLDIPSSVVVTVISTRNVEQPAPGK; from the coding sequence ATGAAAGTAGTCTCATTGAGCGGTTCCCTCCGCGGGAACGTAGGGAAAAAAGACGCAAAAGCCCAGCGCAAAGCTGAAAGGGTTCCCTGTGTAATTTATGGTGGTAAAGAACAAATTCATTTTTCAGCTGAAGAAACCAGCTTTAAACCGATTTTGAATACCCCGTTTTCTCACCTTATCAATATTAATATTGATGGAAAAGAGTATCTGACTATCCTTCAGGATGTTCAGTCTCACCCGGTAAGCGATAGTATTCTGCATGCAGATTTTCTTGAACTGCAGCCTGAGAAACCAGTAACTATTGCTGTGCCTATTAAAATTACAGGCGTTTCTCCTGGTGTTCTTATTGGAGGTAAATTGATTAAGAAATTTCGCAAATTGAAAGTTAAAGCATTGATTTCTAATCTTCCGGATGAAATCGAGATTAATATTGGCAAATTGGAAATTAATCAGTCTATCAGGGTTTCTGACCTTAAAGTTGAAAATGTTCAGTTCCTCGATATCCCGAGTTCGGTTGTCGTTACTGTTATTTCAACCCGTAATGTTGAACAGCCTGCTCCTGGTAAGTAA
- a CDS encoding glycosyltransferase has product MSSEFIILSAFLMLIAAAYVFLLAKFFAGWIGLALRQNENIEPCTKVSVVVPARNEEQNIVSCLQGVLLQDYPLSLFEVIVVDDFSEDATAQLVLEFAQNHPEFNLKLIRLEGNFGKKAALRQAYKLATGSLILNTDADCSHPAGWIKAMSQCFEQQNPVFISGPVLLKSDGNLWGVFQELEFLSLIASGAGAIGAGVPIMCNGANLGFSSVALRQLNDDAMKSATASGDDVFLMLAMKQQFGAQRITFLKNREAICETNASATLRDYMNQRMRWVSKSSAYRDTFLIVTAISVFLINFSIVAATVGAFFVPVLLNLAIWLFAIKVLADLPLLWSFSRFAKREKFVIFIPVIEPLVVIYTVLAAIAGNLMNVSWKGRKVRPV; this is encoded by the coding sequence ATGTCAAGTGAATTTATAATATTGTCAGCGTTTTTAATGTTGATTGCTGCTGCATATGTATTTCTGCTGGCAAAGTTTTTTGCAGGATGGATTGGCCTGGCTTTAAGGCAGAATGAGAATATTGAACCATGCACAAAGGTGAGTGTGGTGGTGCCTGCCCGTAATGAGGAACAAAATATTGTTTCCTGTCTTCAAGGGGTTCTGCTGCAGGATTATCCTCTTTCATTATTTGAGGTTATAGTGGTTGATGACTTTTCTGAAGATGCTACTGCCCAACTTGTTTTGGAATTTGCCCAAAACCATCCTGAATTTAATCTTAAACTAATAAGGTTAGAGGGTAATTTCGGGAAAAAAGCTGCACTTCGACAGGCATATAAGCTGGCAACTGGTTCGCTGATTCTTAATACTGATGCCGATTGCTCTCATCCGGCAGGATGGATAAAAGCGATGTCTCAATGTTTCGAACAGCAAAATCCTGTTTTTATATCAGGGCCTGTTCTGCTTAAATCTGATGGTAATTTGTGGGGCGTTTTTCAGGAATTGGAGTTTTTGTCTCTGATAGCTTCAGGAGCCGGCGCTATTGGTGCCGGTGTACCGATTATGTGCAATGGCGCAAATCTCGGATTTTCTTCTGTTGCGCTCAGGCAATTAAATGATGATGCCATGAAAAGTGCAACCGCTTCGGGCGATGATGTGTTTTTAATGCTTGCTATGAAACAGCAATTTGGAGCGCAGCGTATAACCTTTCTTAAAAACAGAGAAGCCATTTGTGAAACAAACGCTTCTGCTACCCTGCGGGATTATATGAATCAGCGGATGCGATGGGTTTCAAAAAGCAGTGCCTATCGGGATACTTTTCTTATAGTCACTGCAATTTCTGTTTTTCTCATCAACTTCAGCATTGTTGCAGCTACGGTGGGCGCTTTTTTTGTTCCGGTTTTATTGAATTTGGCGATATGGCTTTTTGCGATAAAAGTATTGGCTGATTTGCCTTTACTCTGGTCTTTCAGCCGTTTTGCAAAGCGTGAAAAATTCGTAATCTTTATTCCTGTAATCGAGCCTTTGGTTGTTATTTATACTGTTTTGGCTGCCATTGCAGGAAATCTGATGAATGTAAGCTGGAAAGGAAGGAAAGTAAGGCCTGTTTAG
- a CDS encoding aminoacyl-tRNA hydrolase has translation MKYLIVCLGNIGEEYANTRHNIGFIIGDALASDLGVKFTTDRLAARAEAKYRGKTLIIIKPTTYMNLSGKAYRYWLTQENISIENSLVIVDDLDLDTGVLRMKTKGSGGSHNGLNHIIEMMGRNDFPRLRVGIGSNFARGFQVDYVLGRFSREEEKIFMEKIPVAVEMVKSFVAGGATNTMNAYNNK, from the coding sequence GTGAAATATCTAATCGTTTGTCTTGGCAATATTGGCGAAGAGTATGCCAATACGAGACATAATATTGGCTTTATTATTGGCGATGCACTGGCTTCAGACCTTGGTGTAAAATTTACAACCGACAGATTGGCTGCACGCGCCGAAGCAAAATATCGCGGGAAAACATTGATTATAATCAAGCCAACCACTTATATGAACCTGAGCGGTAAGGCTTATCGGTATTGGCTAACACAGGAAAATATAAGCATTGAAAATTCTCTCGTTATTGTGGATGATCTGGATTTAGACACAGGCGTACTTCGCATGAAAACGAAAGGTAGCGGAGGCAGTCATAATGGGCTTAATCATATTATTGAGATGATGGGACGCAATGATTTTCCAAGACTCAGGGTGGGGATAGGAAGTAATTTTGCCCGTGGATTTCAGGTAGATTATGTGTTAGGCCGCTTTTCTCGTGAGGAAGAAAAAATATTTATGGAAAAAATACCTGTTGCAGTTGAAATGGTTAAAAGCTTTGTAGCCGGAGGCGCAACCAATACAATGAATGCATATAATAACAAATAG
- a CDS encoding cation transporter encodes MNSKNNQDAITEGWVSVGGNIMLFILKFWAGIATGSIAIIADAWHTLSDSLTSIVVVIAAKVSAKPADKEHPFGHGRAELIAAMIIGMLLSVVAFNFILEGVKRLQTKELVSYSIFAIVATVISVIAKEGMAQYAFHIARKTGSKSVRADGWHHRSDAISSLVILAGIFLGKQIWWVDGVLGIIVALLIFYAAYDILKDAINIMMGETPENSLIRQIESICKNESLLELAPHHFHIHRYGDHTEMTFHIRLPDGLSIFDAHEIATRIEKHIKEDTGIISTIHMEPEGIKHY; translated from the coding sequence ATGAACTCAAAAAACAATCAGGATGCCATAACCGAAGGATGGGTTTCGGTTGGCGGCAACATTATGTTGTTTATACTTAAGTTCTGGGCGGGGATAGCAACCGGCTCAATTGCCATCATTGCTGACGCCTGGCATACACTTTCCGATTCGCTAACTTCAATTGTTGTAGTGATTGCGGCCAAGGTTTCGGCTAAACCGGCTGATAAGGAGCACCCATTCGGACATGGCAGAGCTGAATTAATTGCGGCAATGATCATTGGCATGTTATTAAGCGTGGTTGCCTTCAATTTTATTCTTGAGGGTGTCAAACGCTTGCAAACCAAAGAATTGGTAAGTTATAGCATTTTTGCTATAGTGGCCACTGTTATTTCGGTTATAGCCAAAGAAGGAATGGCTCAATACGCATTTCATATTGCACGTAAAACCGGCTCAAAATCAGTAAGGGCCGACGGATGGCATCATCGATCAGATGCCATATCTTCTCTGGTTATTCTTGCCGGAATCTTTTTGGGAAAACAAATCTGGTGGGTTGACGGAGTATTGGGAATTATCGTCGCATTGCTCATTTTTTATGCGGCTTATGACATCCTTAAAGATGCCATAAACATTATGATGGGAGAAACCCCTGAAAACAGCCTGATTAGGCAGATAGAGTCCATCTGTAAAAATGAAAGCCTGCTTGAGCTTGCTCCGCATCATTTCCACATTCATCGCTACGGAGACCACACCGAAATGACTTTTCACATCAGACTTCCCGATGGACTTAGCATTTTTGACGCCCATGAAATAGCGACAAGAATAGAAAAACATATCAAAGAAGATACTGGAATTATCAGCACCATTCACATGGAACCTGAAGGCATAAAACACTATTAA
- the queA gene encoding tRNA preQ1(34) S-adenosylmethionine ribosyltransferase-isomerase QueA produces MKLSQFRYHLPNDLVAMQPLDNRDESRLMVLNRKTKTIEHKMFTDILDYFGDGDVFVINDTKVFPALLTGEKEKTGAKITVFLLRELNSEARLWDVLVDPARKIRIGNKLYFGDDDSLVAEVIDNTTSRGRTLRFLFDGPYDEFKKTIESLGKTPLPEELQALREIMPEDKDWYQTIYASKEGAVAAPTAGLHFSRELMKRLELKGASFASVTLHAGVGNFRAIDVEDLTKHKMDSEELIIDDTAVSIVNKAKEHRKQVCVVGTTTMKAVETSVSIAGTLKPYQGWSNKFIFPPYDFSIASSMITNFHLPLSPMLMMTAAFADFDFLMKAYKEAINEKYRFFTYGDAMLIL; encoded by the coding sequence ATGAAACTCTCTCAATTTCGTTATCACCTGCCCAACGACCTTGTTGCAATGCAGCCGTTAGACAATCGTGACGAGTCAAGGCTAATGGTTCTTAATCGTAAAACCAAAACGATTGAGCACAAAATGTTCACCGATATTCTGGACTATTTTGGAGATGGCGATGTTTTCGTTATCAACGACACCAAGGTTTTTCCAGCTTTACTTACCGGTGAAAAAGAAAAAACCGGAGCTAAAATCACTGTTTTCCTTCTGCGTGAGCTAAACTCTGAAGCCCGTTTATGGGATGTTTTAGTCGACCCGGCGCGCAAAATCAGAATTGGAAACAAACTTTATTTTGGTGATGACGATTCCCTGGTAGCAGAAGTTATCGACAATACTACCTCACGTGGCCGTACCCTTCGCTTTTTATTTGACGGGCCTTACGATGAGTTCAAAAAAACCATCGAGAGCCTCGGTAAAACGCCTTTGCCTGAAGAATTACAGGCGCTGCGCGAGATCATGCCGGAAGACAAAGACTGGTATCAAACCATTTATGCTTCAAAAGAAGGCGCTGTTGCTGCTCCAACAGCAGGTTTACATTTCAGCCGCGAACTAATGAAACGCCTCGAACTCAAAGGTGCTTCATTTGCTTCAGTCACTTTACACGCAGGTGTTGGAAATTTCAGAGCGATTGACGTGGAAGATTTAACCAAACACAAAATGGATTCTGAAGAGCTCATTATTGACGATACAGCAGTAAGTATTGTAAATAAAGCAAAGGAACACCGCAAGCAGGTTTGCGTTGTGGGCACTACCACTATGAAAGCCGTTGAAACATCAGTTTCTATTGCCGGAACACTCAAACCTTATCAGGGATGGTCAAATAAGTTTATCTTCCCTCCTTACGATTTTAGTATCGCCAGCAGCATGATTACCAATTTTCATTTGCCCCTCTCTCCTATGCTCATGATGACTGCCGCTTTTGCCGACTTTGACTTTTTGATGAAAGCCTACAAAGAAGCCATTAATGAAAAATACAGATTTTTCACTTACGGAGATGCTATGCTGATTCTCTAA